In Mucinivorans hirudinis, the DNA window GTAATTTCATACTATTTTGTCTTTAATAATTTCTGATAAATGTCTATTTTGCGAGCGAAGCATCTCAAAAAAATCTCGCAGAGCAATCTTCTGAGCCTGCATCTTCACCCGATAAATATCGCTGCCATCACCCATCTCTATCTGTTTGAGAATATGGCGAACTGTTGAATCTTTGACAACGCTCTCTCTCAGATTTGCAGTAACCCGCCTTCGAGCCAACTCGTAAATCCGATGCTTATCTTCGAGAGTGAGGTTGAGTATCTGCTGCTCGGCGAGGAAGCTGTAGGTGCAATTCCCCCAGTCATCAAAGTAACCGTCTCGTAAAAAACCATCAAACTTCTCGATTGCATACAAGCGGTTGCTTTGGTAAATCTCCGCCTCGCTCTTGCTGGTTTGTTGTGGTAAGGCTTTCAATTCTAACATTTTGCGATAGGAGGTGAAGCATAGTTTTCTAATGTCGCTCTCTTGGTAAGCGTTGAGCCACTTGATTATCGAGACAACATTAATGCCGTAGTAATCACCGAATTTGCCCTTCACCCCCGAATCTATTGCAATGGCAATCTCGGCAAGGGTTAGCTCCCGGAAGCTCCGCTGTATCTCCTGCGAAAGCTCAAAGGCGGCAAACTTGAGGTCATTGACCTCGATGGATTGACCAGCCAAAGCGACAGCTCGTGCAATCTCGACACAGAGCCTACTCTGCACCTGTTCCGCTGTCAGCTCCGAGCATCTGTGCCCCTTGATAGCCTCTGAAATTTGTAGTTTGTTCATTCTCAATCTCTTTTAATACCGACAAAACCTTATCGACCTTGCCGAGCTTTGACGGTTGAAAGTTCGACTGCCTTTGAGCGGATTGCTGCCGCTGGCGATTGAGCCAGTTTTTCGCCGTGAGGTATGCCGATTTGTTTTTCGACCGCAACGGCAAATAGTTCTCCATCGCAAGCAAAATATTCAATACATCCTCTCGTGGATACTCCGCAAAAATCCTCTCGTACTGCGTCGTCGAAAACGGCTCACGCATTTTTCCAACATTCGGCGTATTTATATCTATCCATTCTCTAAACTATAATACTCCCCAAAAATAGGACAGCAGTTTAAGCTATAATTTGGTTATCTTTGGTCTCATAAAAAATGAGACAAACTATGAGGAAAAAGATTTCGGCAGAGACCAAAGCGGCAGTAGCCTTGGAAGCTATCAAGGGCTTGAAGACAGTCAATGAGATTGCTTCGATTTATGAAGTTCATCCGACGCAGGTTGGGGTATGGAAGAAGCAGTTCAAGGAGGGAGCGACCGCCATTTTCTCGACTGACAAGGAGCGTAAAGTCAAGTCTGATGAGCAGGTAGAGAACAATCTTTATCGCAAGATTGGTCAGCTTGAGATAGAGAACGAGTTCTTAAAAAAAAAGTGGGAGCTACTCAAATCCCGTTAGCCGAGCGTAGAGAGATGGTAGAAAAGAATCATCCTCGGCTGAGTTTAGTTCAGCAGTGCATATTGCTAAACATTTGCCGCAGTGGCATATACTATGCGAGCAAAGGAAGAGCAAGTGCAGATGAGCTTGCTGTTAAAGCAGAGATAGACCGCACCTATACCAAAATGCCTTTCTATGGTGTCGAGCGGATGACTGAACACTTGCGAAAGAAGGGTTTTACGATAAGCCCTAAGCGAGTGCGTCGTTACTTTCGGGATATGTGCATCAGTGCTATCTACCCCAAGCCTAACACCACGTGGCATAATAAGGAGCATAAGATATACCCCTATCTATTGCGAGGATTAACTATTGACAGGGTAAATCAGGTTTGGAGTACCGACATCACCTATATCCCAATGAATGGAGGTTATATGTACCTGTGCGCCATCATTGATTGGCATTCGCGCTTTGTGTTGGCTTGGGGGATAAGCAATACTCACGATAGCGAGTTCTGCCAAGAGTTGCTCAAAGAGGCTATTGCCAGATACGGCAAGCCGGAGATATTCAACACCGACCAAGGGAGTGAGTTCACGGCCAAGGAGTTCGTTAAGATACTTGAAGAAAATGAGATACAGATAAGTATGGACGGTAAAGGTAGGGCTTTGGATAATATTTTTGTCGAAAGGTTGTGGCGCAGCGTAAAATATGAGTATATTTACCTGTCGAACCCCGGCAGCGGCAAAGAGTTATATGATGGCTTGACTGACTATTTTCGTCTTTACAACACCGAAAGGCTACATCAATCGCTTGAATACAAGACTCCGAGTGAGGTCTATATGACGGCGGCATAGAAAAAGTTTGTTTCATTTCGTTGCCCTTAAGGGCAACGAAATGAAACAAACACTAAAACAACAACTAACAATAACCCGAGAGCAAAGAAACAAATACTATCTTAAGCAGATACAAAAACTGTCCGAAGAGAGGGAAGTATTATAATTTTCTATCCAATATGCTTGTAATAATTTTTTTCCCTAATTTACTACTCTATTTGGGAATTATTAATATCCTTGCTCTGCCATATACTCTTTGGAGCATTTGGTATCAGAAATTCAGAGCTAAACAGTGGTGTGCATTATGTTTGATAGTGCAAATCGTTTTGTGGTTATCATTTTTACATTCTGGGCATTTAGAAATATAGGAATACCTATTTTTATTTTGGATGAAATGGTGATTATTGCCTCCATATTTGCGATACCTCTTTTATCCATCAATTTCTTATTGCAAAAATTTGGTGAAGCAAAGAAAGTTGAAGAAATAACCCAAGAGTTTGCAAGTCTACGACTTAAGGATGAAGTCTTTCTCACATACCTAAAACTTCAGAAACATTATGATGTAGATAAAACCACTTCATCAATACTTTTTGGAAATCCAAATTCTGGTCTTTTGGTAACTATTCTGACAAACCCGCATTGTAACCCTTGTGCTTCAATGCACAAAAGAACTGAAATTTTACTGAACGATTATGGGGATGATTTATGTATTCAGTATATATTTTCGTCCTTTAACGATGAGCTTGACAAAAGTGGTAAATTCTTAACTGCATTATATATAAATCATAGTAACGATATGAATTTTATTAAATCTTGTTTTGACAGTTGGTTCGCCAGTGGCAAGAATAATCGCGACATCTACTTCGATAAATACAACGAGAAAATTGATAGCGAGGCAATAAATCAAGAGTACTCAAAACATATCTTATGGAGAGAACAAAACAAACTCAATACAACACCTACAATTCTTGTTAATGGTTATGAGTTGCCGAATAATTATGTGATTGAAGATTTGAGATACTTTCTCAGTCTATATATTTGAATGGCATTAATATAAGACTTAAATAAGCTCCATTGTTACTTGCCGGGACAATGGAACGTGGGAGTAGCTAACCCAACGTTAATATAATCCGGTAAACAAATTAGTGATTTCAAAAACAATGAAGAAATTAACAAAAATCTCATTGAAGGACGCAGCTGTTCTTGATGACAAACAACTAAAATCAATTTATGGTGGAAGTGGTAGTGGTAGCAGCACATGTAAGTCTTCTGAATCTCAATGTAGTGGAAGTTGCACGGGTGGTGACGGTGCGAGTGGAACTTGTAAGTGGGTCAAGGTTTGGAGTGAGTGCAGATGTGCCACTATATCGGTAGGGTAAACTAATAGGCAGGTATCAACAACCTGCCTATAATAATCTACACAAAAATGTTAAGAAATACATCTTCGTTAATAACAGTTATTTTACTTCTACTTTCTTGCAGCACAAAGAGTTTAGAGAGTAGAGTTCAGACTATATTTCTGGAATCAGAAATTAGTAATCCTGCCGGAATAAAAGTATCCGACATCGGGACAAAAATTAAGTACGTTCCTTTGGAAAGTACAGATTCAACAATGCTAATTGGTAATAATCCTAAGGCTACCATTTATCAGGATAAAATTATTGTTGCATCCGAGAACACAACTATCAAGGTTTTTGATGCGGCAACAGGCAAATTTCTGCACACCATAGGTGATTTGAGCCGAAGTGGCAAAGGTAGCGATGACCTAATTACATTTGTACTCAACCCTTATAACGGCGAGTTATTAGTATCCGCATTTGAAATATTCAGCTATCGGGTTTGGGATGTTGATGGCAACTTTCTAAGAACAATGAGAATACCTAATCTAAGAGATAAAATTTCTATTTATGCGGGTGCTTCGGATTTAACTAATTTTGTAAGCAGAGATAGAGTTGTTATTAATAGCGGTTCGTATCTTAATTTCTTCAACACTGGTGATACTATTGTCAAGTCAATTCAAATTGGAGATACTTCGGCGGAATGCCTTTCTAAAAACTTCGATTGGATGCAGCTAATTCCTAATTACCCTGGGACTAATGGGACTATAAAGAGTGAGTTCGTCTACAGGTACACAATATCTCCCCAAAGAAAAACGGTTGTTTTTCCCGAAGAGAGAGTTTTTCATAGGTACGATGACAAGTTATTTCTAAAAGAGATTTATTCCCCAAAATGTTACCGAATAGAAAATGACACGTTGATAGAAACATTTATTTTTGATGCTGGCAGACTGAATCCCTCGGCAGAGGAGCTTTACACGGGCGATAATCTTGATAAACGCGCAAAGGTCGCACAGGTTATTGAGAATGATGCGTACGTATATTTTGAATGTGTGTATGGTGATGGATATATCGGTCTGTATGACAAGAAAAATGATAAGGTTAAAATGGCTTGTGCGAATAGCGTTGCAGATGATATTAATGATTATATTCCGTTAAAGATATATACCGTGTCGGATAAGGGAAATTTTGCTGCCATAATCAACCCTTACGAAATAATGGAATGGATTGAAGAAAATCCCAATAAAAAGAATCTTTTACCAAAAGTGAAAGAAAATGACAATGTTATTATTGCAGTTATAGAATAAAAAACATTATTAACCGACTAAAATCGGATTTTTGTTAATTATTTCTGCAATCGTTTAGTAATCAGCATGTATTTCCGCATAAATAGTCATTTCAAAATACCTACCCCCCTCAAAATAGTGCCATTTGTATCGTTGGGGCTCGGCTCGATGAGCAAAAATTAGCCCCTTTTCGCTTGTGATAAGTGCGTTTGCAGTTCTGAATCATCCAAAAAATATCCAGATAACTCGTCAAATGTATCCTCACCAACACCGCAACAGTCGAAAATGCTTTGTCAGTCTGCGTTTTGACTTTCAACACCGTCAAAAGTAGATGAGCAATGAGCGTTATCCATATCTGCGTCTTAATTCCATTCTCGGTCTCAGAGTAGAAAAAGTGTAGTTGAAAATTCTGCTTCAACTTCTTAAACAACAGCTCTATTTGCCAGCGGCACTTGTAGATAAAAGCCACATCCTCTGCACTGATTTGAAAGTTATTGGTGATAAAAACCAATATCCGACCCTTTTCATCACGATAAACAACTTTCCTTAAACAAACCTTCTTCTGCTCCTTATTATCCTTATAATTCAGATGAATGTGCTCCTCTGATATTACTCCAAACTCTTTGTCGTTCAGCACTTTCTCTGAAATAACCTCCTGTACCTCGTAAACAGCATTGCGTTTCAACCGTCCGACAAACCAAACTCCCTCTTCTGTCCAGCGGGCATATTGCCCATAGTCGTTGTACGCCTTGTCGAAACAAATCATACTCCCTGCTGTGAGGTTGAGCTTGCTCAGAAATTTCTTATCGTGCATTTTTGCCTCGCTTATATTGACGTGCTTGGCACAATCGGCGTGAGCGTCTATCATCATATGCACCTTCAATCCACCCTTCTTCTTACCATCTCCTTTGGGGTTACGACCTACCCCCTTCATTATGTCCGAAAATAGGCGAATAGTGGTAGAATCGAAGATGTAAAACTTCTCAAAATCCACCCCCTTAATTCGGCTGACCGACAAAAGTGGCGAGTAGTGGCTCAATAACTCAAAGTAGTAATCCCTGAACAAAACCTCATCTCTATCTCGCAAAGCATCGCCTATGGTGCTTTTGGCGGGCGATTTATCTAGCCCCAAATAGCTCAACTTGCCTTGCAAGCCCTGCATTGCTGCTGCAATCTCGCCCACAGAATCACACCTGCTAAAGACCCCAAAGAGCAAAGTTATCAACTGCTCCCACGAGCGAAATCGTTTGTAGTACCTATCCGATTTGTGACGGTGAACTAACAGGTCAAACTTCGCTCTTGGCAGAAAATCTACAATCTGTTTGAAAATCGGCTGACCGACTAAATTTTTATAACTATCTTTGCCCATAGTTGAATCTTGTATTGTTTGCACTTACAAAATTACAACTATCGGGGTAATTCTCTTCAAAGGGGATTACCCCTCTCTTTTTTTCTCAACTTTTTTGTCGGTCAGTAATGAATAAAAAAGCAAATTTATAGTAAATAGTTGATTTTGTGTTTTGTGTGATAAATTTCAGTTTAGCAAATCTTTATTAAAACAACCTTGCTCATTCCCTTATTCAGTGCGGGAATGAGTAGACATAGCCCAACTTCAACACGGTATGGATGCGAAGTGCCCGATCGA includes these proteins:
- a CDS encoding Mobile element protein; the protein is MGATQIPLAERREMVEKNHPRLSLVQQCILLNICRSGIYYASKGRASADELAVKAEIDRTYTKMPFYGVERMTEHLRKKGFTISPKRVRRYFRDMCISAIYPKPNTTWHNKEHKIYPYLLRGLTIDRVNQVWSTDITYIPMNGGYMYLCAIIDWHSRFVLAWGISNTHDSEFCQELLKEAIARYGKPEIFNTDQGSEFTAKEFVKILEENEIQISMDGKGRALDNIFVERLWRSVKYEYIYLSNPGSGKELYDGLTDYFRLYNTERLHQSLEYKTPSEVYMTAA